The Meiothermus ruber DSM 1279 genome includes the window GGGCGGCTTGGGCCGGAAGAGGTGGTTTGCTGCCAAATACACCAGATAAAGCCCGCCCAGCAACTGAATCCACCAGATCTGGAGGATGACGGTGGCGAAGAGCAGGGCCAGTCCGCGCAGCACGTAGGCCCCGATGATGCCGTAGAGCAGGGCCCTCGAGCGCAGGCGCTCGGGCAGGGGCCGCACCATTACGGCCAGCACCATGGCGTTGTCTACAGATAAAACAGCCTCGAGCGCGACGATGATCAGAATGGCTGCGAAAGCCGATCCAAACTCCATAAGCCTAAGCCTATCATCCTGTTTCAGTTTCCGAACAGGTACACCAAAGCCGGGGCCAGCCCCTGCCGCCAGGTCATCCAGTTGTGGCCGGAGGGGCGCTCGAGGTAGGCGTGGGCGTAGCCCTTATCGGCCAGCATGGCGGCAAAACGGCGGTTGGGGGCCAGCAGCCACTCGATCTGCCCGGTCTCGCAGTAAAAGCGCAAAGGCAGGGCTGGGGTGGTCTGGTACTGCTCGGTGAGCCACTCGGGGTCGGTGAAGGAGTCGCCCCCCTCGGGCGCGGCGGTCAGACAGGCCGACTGGGTGGCGATTTTCTGGAAAGTCTGGGGATGCCGCCAGCCCAGCCAGGCCGAGACCAGACCCCCCAGGCTGGCCCCCAGCAAGCCCTTTTCTGCTGTGGGGCCGTAGTGGGCCTCCACGGCTGGGATAATCTCCTCCAGCACGTGTTGTTCGTAAGCAGGGCTGAACCAGTACTCGCTACGGCGATCCTCAGGCTCGATGAACACGATTCGCACGGGTTTGATCGCACCCTGCTCCAACAGCCCCTGGGCCACCTCGGCCAGCCTGGCGGTGCGGTAGTAGGCCACCCCATCGTGGACGAAGAGGGTGGCCTGGGCCGGCGGTTCGGGGTTGTAGACGTAGTAGCGGCGGGTGCTGCCAAAGGCCCGCGACTCCAGCCGGTGCCGGTGCACCTCTACCGCGCGCGAGGGCTGGGGTGGTGCGTTGTAGCGAAAACCGGGCAGCTCAATGGCCCTGGGATACGTCCACCAGGGGTTCTGGGCCTTGTGGGGGTTGTCGGGGTCGGGGAAGGGCTGTTGGTTTTCGTCCAGGAAGGCGTACTCCACGTAGGCCCCGGCGGGGAACTCGAGGGTCAGGGGTGCTTGGATGGGTATGGGGCGGCGGTTCCAGTCGGTAAAGTCGCCAACCAGAAACCGGGCCCCGGCGGGGGGGTGAAAAGTAACGTGGCGGTTGTGTACCTCGACCATACCGCTCCCATCATATGAGGGACGATAAGCTAGCCTGCGTTGCGCAGGCCGGCGGCGATGCCCAGCAAGGAGAGCATCAGGGCCCGCTCGAGGCCGGTGCGCTCGGGGGCCTCGGGCGGGGTGCGCCGGTAGCGCTCCAGAAGCTCGACCTGCACCAGCGAGATGGGGTCTACGTAGGGGTTGCGCAACTCGGTCTGGCGGGCCAGCACGGGGTGCTTGAAGAGCAGGGTGCTCTGAAAAGTTTCCTCCAGGATGGTTTTGGTCTGCTCGAACGAGCGGGCGATATCGGGGAAGAAACGTTCGGCCAGCTCGGGCTTGACCAGCCGCAGGTACTCGCGGGCGATGCCCAGGTCGGCTTTGGCCAATGCGATGGCGGCGCTGTCCAGGGTGGTGGCAAAAAAGGGCCACTGCTGAAACATCTCCTGGCGCAGCGCCAGCGGAATTTCCTGTAATCCTTCGGCCAGCCCGTACCAGCCGGGCAGCAGCAAGCGAACCTGCGTCCAGGACATCACCCATGGGATGGCCCGCAAATCCTTGATCTCGCGCACCCGCCCCGAGCGGTAGACCGGGCGGCTGGCGATGTTGAGCGCCCCAATCTCGCGGATGGGGGTGAGCTGTTCGTAAAACTCGAAGAAGCCCGGGCGCAGCAGCAGCTCCCGGTAGACCTGGGTGGAGCGTTCGGCGGCCCGTTCCATGGCCTCGAGCCACTCGGGTTTGGGCGGCTCGGCCTGCCCGTACAGGTCGCGGGCCGAGGCCAGGGCCATGTGGTAAAGCATCTGCTCGAGGTTGCGGTAGGCCAGCTCGGGGTGGGCGTAGCGGTCGGCCAGGGCCTCGCCCTGCTCGGTCAGGCGCATCCGGCTGCCCACCGTGCCGGGTGGCAGGCTGGCGATGGCCCGCCCCGCGGTGCCCCCGCCGCGGGCGGTGGAAGTGCCCCGCCCGTGAAAGTAGTAGACCGGCACGCCGCGCTCCCTGGCGACTTTGGTGATGGCCTCCTGGGCCTGATACAGCGCCCAGTTGGCCGCCAGGAAGCCCGCGTCCTTGTTGGAGTCGGAGTAGCCGATCATGACCTCGAGGCCCCCCCGCCCCTGCACGTGGGCCCGGAAGACCGGGTTGTCCAGCAGCCGTGCCACCACCTCGGGGGCGTTTTGCAGGTCGCCCAGGGTTTCAAAGAGCGGCACCACATCGAAGGGCAGGGCCCGCCCGGGGCGGTAGAGCCCCACCTCCCGCGCCAGCAGCATCACCTCGAGCAGGTCGCTGGGGTAATGGGTCATCGAGACCACATGCGCCCCACGGGCCTTCCACTGGCGCAGGGCCTCGAGGGCGGTTTGCAGGCTTTTGCTCTGGGGCCGGTAGCCCACCGGGGCCAGGGGCCGGGCCGTGGCCAGCTCCCGGGTTAGCAAGGCCTCCCTTTGCTGGGGAGGCAGCGCGGCGTACTGCTCGTGCACACCGCCGATTTTGAGCAGCTCGGCGGCGGCCTCGGTCAGCGCGCGCGACTCCTCGCGCAGATCCAGGCTCACCAGATCCAGGCCGAAGGCCTCGGCGTTGAGGCGGATGGGCTTCAGGCAGGCTCGAGCGATCGCCCCCAAACCAAGCTGCTCCAGGCTGCGCTCGGCTTTGCCAAGGTCGCTCACAAACTCCGCGGTGTTGTTGTAGCCGGGGCCCGGCTGCTCGCCCAGCAGCGCCCGCAGCTTGTAGCGCAGACCCATGCCAAACTGCCGGTAGGGCTCGCCTTGAAACCGCTCGGGCAAGGCCAGGCGCTTGGCGTGATCCTCCAGGGCCAGCCGCAGCTCGTGGGTGATGGTGACCCGTTCGTCGCTGAGGGATAGATCCCGGATCAGGCTGTCCACGTCCTCCACAAACCTGCGCAGGGCGGTTTCGCGGGCGTAGGCCTGGGCCCAGCCTGTCACCTCGGGCAGCACGTTGGGGTTGCCATCCCGGTCGCCCCCAATCCAGCTACGAAACACCAGCGGGGGCGAGAGGTTGGGCCGCCGGCCATAATGGGCCTCAACGGCCCGCTCGAGCCCATCCACCAGCCGGGGAACCGCCTTCCAGAGGGTGTAGGTGATATAAAAAAGCCCCCCCTTCACCTCGTCCTCCACGCTCGGGCGGGACTTGCGCAGCTCAGAGGTGCCCCACAGCAGGGCCACCCGCGCATCAAGGACCGAGCTATCCGCAGCCGCGGTCAAGTCGTCGAGGTAGAGGCTGTCCAGCAGCTTCTCGATCTCGTTGATGTGGTGGCGCTGGGTGCGGCGGCGGGTCTCGGTGGGGTGGGCGGTAAAGGTCAGATGCAGCCGCAGCCGGGAGAGCAGATCGACGGTCTGGTCATAGCTCAGCCCCTGCTGTTTGAGCGCGCCGACCAGGGCCAGAAACGACTCCCCCCTGGGGGCCCCCGGGGTGCTGTTTTTCTCACGTTCCCGATTGACCCGCACGCGGTGGCGCTCCTCGGCCAGGTTGACCAGGTGAAAGTAGGTCGAAAAGGCCCGGACCATGTTCTCAGCCTCGGACAGCGAGAGACCCCGCACGATCTCGAGGAGCTGCTGCCGGGCCTCGAGGGAGTAGCCCTGCCGCAGGCTTTTGGTCAGCTCGCGCACCTGTTCTTCCAGTTCGAAGATGCGCGGCCCGGAAAGTGTGCGGATGGCCTTTCCCAGAGCCCGACCCAGCACGTCTACTTCGCGTTTGAGCTGTTCGAACAGCCGTTCCTCGTTCATCCAGCGATAGTCTAACCGGTATGGAAGCGATTCCCCAATATTGCTTGTCGAGGACAGTTCGATTTGACGCCGGCACCGTTTGCCTTTAGCTTGATGGCATGCCCGAACGGCAGTACCTGTACAAAGGCCGCATTCTTAATCTGGCCCTCGAGGGCCGTTACGAGATCGTCGAGCACGCCGACGCGGTGGCGGTGCTGGTCGAGCAAGGCGGCAAACTGCTTTTTGTGCGCCAGTACCGCCCGGCCATCGGCAGCGAGACCCTGGAGATTCCCGCGGGCCTGATTGACCCCGGCGAGACGCCCGAGGAAGCCGCCCGGCGGGAGCTGGCCGAAGAAGCCCAGCTCACCGGAAACCTCGAGTACCTGACGGGTTTTTACCTCTCGCCAGGGTTTTGCGATGAAAAGCTGCACGTTTTTCGGGCCACCCACACCCGCCCGGCCTACGCCAAGCCCGACGACGACGAGGCCATCACGGTGGAGTGG containing:
- a CDS encoding alpha/beta hydrolase — translated: MVEVHNRHVTFHPPAGARFLVGDFTDWNRRPIPIQAPLTLEFPAGAYVEYAFLDENQQPFPDPDNPHKAQNPWWTYPRAIELPGFRYNAPPQPSRAVEVHRHRLESRAFGSTRRYYVYNPEPPAQATLFVHDGVAYYRTARLAEVAQGLLEQGAIKPVRIVFIEPEDRRSEYWFSPAYEQHVLEEIIPAVEAHYGPTAEKGLLGASLGGLVSAWLGWRHPQTFQKIATQSACLTAAPEGGDSFTDPEWLTEQYQTTPALPLRFYCETGQIEWLLAPNRRFAAMLADKGYAHAYLERPSGHNWMTWRQGLAPALVYLFGN
- a CDS encoding NUDIX hydrolase — translated: MPERQYLYKGRILNLALEGRYEIVEHADAVAVLVEQGGKLLFVRQYRPAIGSETLEIPAGLIDPGETPEEAARRELAEEAQLTGNLEYLTGFYLSPGFCDEKLHVFRATHTRPAYAKPDDDEAITVEWHFPRQVLRDAREGRVQISASALAGILFHLSAQALEDEPTAYE
- a CDS encoding phosphoenolpyruvate carboxylase, whose amino-acid sequence is MNEERLFEQLKREVDVLGRALGKAIRTLSGPRIFELEEQVRELTKSLRQGYSLEARQQLLEIVRGLSLSEAENMVRAFSTYFHLVNLAEERHRVRVNREREKNSTPGAPRGESFLALVGALKQQGLSYDQTVDLLSRLRLHLTFTAHPTETRRRTQRHHINEIEKLLDSLYLDDLTAAADSSVLDARVALLWGTSELRKSRPSVEDEVKGGLFYITYTLWKAVPRLVDGLERAVEAHYGRRPNLSPPLVFRSWIGGDRDGNPNVLPEVTGWAQAYARETALRRFVEDVDSLIRDLSLSDERVTITHELRLALEDHAKRLALPERFQGEPYRQFGMGLRYKLRALLGEQPGPGYNNTAEFVSDLGKAERSLEQLGLGAIARACLKPIRLNAEAFGLDLVSLDLREESRALTEAAAELLKIGGVHEQYAALPPQQREALLTRELATARPLAPVGYRPQSKSLQTALEALRQWKARGAHVVSMTHYPSDLLEVMLLAREVGLYRPGRALPFDVVPLFETLGDLQNAPEVVARLLDNPVFRAHVQGRGGLEVMIGYSDSNKDAGFLAANWALYQAQEAITKVARERGVPVYYFHGRGTSTARGGGTAGRAIASLPPGTVGSRMRLTEQGEALADRYAHPELAYRNLEQMLYHMALASARDLYGQAEPPKPEWLEAMERAAERSTQVYRELLLRPGFFEFYEQLTPIREIGALNIASRPVYRSGRVREIKDLRAIPWVMSWTQVRLLLPGWYGLAEGLQEIPLALRQEMFQQWPFFATTLDSAAIALAKADLGIAREYLRLVKPELAERFFPDIARSFEQTKTILEETFQSTLLFKHPVLARQTELRNPYVDPISLVQVELLERYRRTPPEAPERTGLERALMLSLLGIAAGLRNAG